In Hymenobacter sublimis, a single genomic region encodes these proteins:
- the guaB gene encoding IMP dehydrogenase, with product MADYAAKIAFEALTYDDVLLLPGYSETLPRDADPSSQLTRNIRLKLPFVSAAMDTVTEAEMAIAMAQEGGIGMIHKNMSIKAQAELVRRVKRSESGMILDPFTLEEHATLADAKQLMRHNNIGGIPIVDDQRRLKGILTNRDLRFEKDMTRSVSEVMTRDNLVTANAGTDQALAEDILQDSKVEKLPVVDTEGRLVGLITYKDIRKRRRTPNACKDEFGRLRVGAAVGVTPDLLDRIAALVEAGVDVVSVDTAHGHSKGVLDAVRSIKAKFPKLEVIAGNVATAEGARALADAGADAVKVGVGPGSICTTRIIAGIGVPQLSAVLEAARGLEGTGVPLIADGGIKYSGDVVKALAAGAGTIMIGSLLAGTEEAPGEVTLFEGRKYKSYRGMGSVEAMEEGSKDRYFQDAEDDVKKLVPEGIVGRVPYKGLAAEVLYQLAGGLRAGMGYCGAATIEALQTARFVRITGAGLRESHPHDVQITREAPNYSSR from the coding sequence ATGGCCGACTACGCTGCCAAAATTGCCTTCGAGGCGCTTACCTACGACGACGTCCTGCTCCTGCCCGGGTACTCCGAAACCCTGCCCCGCGACGCCGACCCCAGCTCCCAGCTCACCCGCAACATCCGCCTCAAGCTGCCGTTCGTTTCGGCGGCTATGGACACCGTGACGGAGGCCGAAATGGCCATTGCCATGGCCCAGGAAGGGGGCATCGGCATGATTCACAAGAACATGAGCATCAAGGCTCAGGCCGAGTTGGTACGGCGCGTGAAGCGTTCCGAGAGCGGCATGATTCTGGACCCGTTCACGCTGGAAGAGCACGCTACCCTGGCCGACGCCAAGCAGCTAATGCGCCACAACAACATTGGCGGCATTCCGATTGTAGACGACCAGCGCCGCCTGAAGGGCATCCTGACCAACCGCGACCTGCGCTTCGAGAAAGACATGACCCGCTCCGTCTCCGAAGTCATGACCCGCGACAACCTGGTAACGGCCAACGCCGGCACCGACCAGGCCCTGGCCGAAGATATTCTGCAGGATTCCAAAGTGGAGAAGCTGCCGGTGGTTGACACCGAAGGGCGCTTGGTAGGTCTCATTACCTACAAAGACATCCGAAAGCGCCGCCGCACGCCCAACGCCTGCAAGGACGAGTTTGGCCGCCTGCGCGTGGGCGCCGCCGTGGGCGTGACGCCGGATTTGCTGGACCGCATTGCCGCCTTAGTAGAAGCCGGCGTAGACGTAGTAAGCGTGGATACCGCCCACGGCCACAGCAAGGGCGTACTGGATGCCGTGCGCAGCATCAAAGCTAAGTTTCCGAAGCTCGAAGTTATTGCCGGCAACGTAGCCACTGCCGAAGGTGCCCGCGCCCTGGCCGACGCCGGCGCTGATGCCGTGAAAGTAGGCGTGGGTCCTGGCTCCATCTGCACCACCCGCATCATTGCCGGCATTGGCGTGCCCCAGCTGTCGGCCGTGCTGGAAGCGGCCCGCGGCCTGGAAGGTACCGGCGTGCCGCTCATTGCTGACGGCGGCATCAAGTACTCCGGCGACGTAGTGAAGGCCCTGGCGGCCGGCGCCGGCACCATCATGATTGGCTCCCTGCTGGCTGGCACCGAAGAAGCCCCCGGTGAGGTTACCCTGTTCGAAGGTCGCAAGTACAAGAGCTACCGCGGTATGGGCTCGGTAGAAGCCATGGAAGAAGGCTCCAAGGACCGTTACTTCCAGGATGCTGAAGACGACGTGAAAAAGCTGGTGCCAGAAGGCATTGTGGGCCGCGTGCCGTACAAAGGACTCGCCGCTGAGGTGCTCTACCAACTGGCCGGCGGCCTGCGCGCCGGCATGGGTTACTGCGGCGCTGCCACCATTGAGGCCCTGCAAACTGCTCGCTTCGTGCGTATTACCGGGGCGGGCCTCCGCGAGTCGCACCCCCACGACGTGCAGATTACCCGTGAAGCTCCTAACTATAGCAGCCGGTAA